A DNA window from Anaerocolumna sp. AGMB13020 contains the following coding sequences:
- the rplC gene encoding 50S ribosomal protein L3, whose translation MKKAILATKVGMTQIFNENGSLIPVTVLQAGPCVVTQVKTIENDGYAAVQVGYGDIREVLVNKPRKGHFAKAGVANKKHLKEFKFENAADYTVGQEIKADIFAEGDKIDATAKSKGKGFQGAIKRYGQSRGPMAHGSKFHRHAGSNGAATTPGRVFKGKHMPGHMGHVKVTVQNLEIVKIDADKNIILVKGAVPGPKKSLVMLKNTVKAN comes from the coding sequence ATGAAAAAAGCAATATTAGCTACAAAAGTCGGAATGACTCAGATTTTCAATGAAAACGGAAGCCTTATTCCCGTTACTGTATTACAGGCAGGACCTTGCGTTGTAACACAGGTTAAAACAATTGAAAATGACGGATATGCAGCTGTTCAGGTTGGATACGGCGACATCCGTGAAGTATTAGTAAACAAGCCTAGAAAAGGACACTTTGCAAAAGCAGGTGTTGCAAACAAAAAACATCTTAAAGAGTTCAAGTTTGAGAATGCTGCTGATTATACAGTAGGACAAGAAATCAAAGCTGACATCTTCGCAGAAGGTGACAAGATTGATGCTACTGCTAAATCAAAAGGTAAGGGATTCCAAGGCGCAATTAAGAGATATGGTCAGTCCAGAGGACCTATGGCTCACGGTTCCAAATTCCACAGACATGCCGGTTCCAACGGTGCTGCTACAACACCCGGACGTGTATTCAAGGGTAAGCACATGCCTGGACATATGGGTCATGTAAAAGTAACAGTTCAGAATTTGGAAATTGTTAAAATTGATGCTGACAAGAACATTATTTTAGTAAAAGGTGCCGTACCCGGACCTAAGAAATCTTTAGTAATGTTAAAGAATACCGTAAAGGCAAACTAG
- the rplD gene encoding 50S ribosomal protein L4, whose product MANVSVYNMEGKEVGSIELNDAVFGVEVNDHLVHMAVVQQLANKRQGTQSAKTRAEVSGGGRKPWRQKGTGHARQGSTRSPQWKGGGIVFAPKPRDYSFKMNKKEKQLALKSALTSRVEEKKIVVLDELTFSGIKTKEFVKVLDNLKVNKALVVLGEKDEKVVLSARNIPTVLTAIPGTINVYDILKYDTLVLTKDAVAKIEEVYA is encoded by the coding sequence ATGGCAAACGTATCTGTTTATAATATGGAAGGCAAAGAAGTTGGTTCTATCGAACTTAACGATGCAGTCTTCGGAGTAGAAGTTAACGATCATTTAGTTCATATGGCAGTTGTTCAGCAGCTGGCTAATAAACGTCAGGGTACACAGAGCGCCAAAACCCGTGCAGAAGTAAGCGGTGGCGGAAGAAAACCTTGGAGACAGAAGGGAACCGGTCATGCAAGACAGGGTTCAACAAGATCACCTCAGTGGAAGGGCGGCGGTATCGTATTCGCTCCCAAGCCCAGAGATTATTCCTTCAAAATGAACAAGAAAGAGAAGCAGCTTGCTCTTAAATCTGCTTTAACTTCCAGAGTAGAAGAGAAGAAAATCGTAGTATTAGATGAATTAACATTCAGCGGAATCAAGACCAAAGAATTCGTTAAGGTTCTTGATAACTTAAAGGTAAATAAAGCACTGGTAGTTCTTGGCGAAAAGGATGAGAAAGTAGTTCTCTCTGCAAGAAATATCCCCACTGTGCTTACAGCAATTCCTGGAACTATCAATGTATATGATATCTTAAAGTATGATACACTGGTACTCACCAAGGATGCGGTGGCAAAAATCGAGGAGGTGTACGCATAA
- the rplW gene encoding 50S ribosomal protein L23 gives MADLKFYDVILKPIITEKSMNSMSEKKYTFSVAPSATKNQIKEAVEKMFAGTKVVSVNTMNLDGKNRRRGNTSGKTSKVKKAIVQLTADSPEIEIFSGL, from the coding sequence ATGGCTGATTTAAAATTTTATGATGTGATTTTAAAACCGATCATAACGGAAAAGAGCATGAACTCTATGTCCGAAAAGAAATACACTTTCTCTGTAGCTCCCAGCGCTACAAAGAACCAGATAAAAGAAGCGGTTGAGAAAATGTTCGCAGGAACAAAGGTTGTTAGTGTCAACACTATGAACCTTGACGGAAAGAACCGCAGACGTGGAAATACTTCCGGTAAGACATCAAAGGTTAAGAAGGCTATCGTTCAGTTAACTGCTGACAGCCCTGAAATCGAGATTTTCTCCGGACTGTAA
- the rplB gene encoding 50S ribosomal protein L2, with protein sequence MGIKKFNPYTPSRRHMTSSDFSEITTSTPEKSLVVSLNKNAGRNNQGKITVRHQGGGSRKKYRLVDFKRRKDGVPAKVLTIEYDPNRTANIALICYADGEKSYILAPNGLQVGTTLMNGETAEIKVGNCLPLQNIPVGTQIHNIELYPGKGGQLVRSAGNSAQLMAKEGKYATLRLPSGEMRLVPIICRATIGQVGNIDHELINIGKAGRKRHMGIRPTVRGSVMNPNDHPHGGGEGRTGIGRPGPVTPWGKPALGLKTRKNNKQSNKMIVRRRDGKTVK encoded by the coding sequence ATGGGAATTAAAAAGTTTAACCCATATACACCTTCCAGAAGACATATGACCTCATCTGATTTTTCAGAAATCACCACATCTACACCTGAGAAATCTTTAGTTGTTTCCTTAAACAAAAATGCAGGTCGTAACAATCAGGGAAAAATTACAGTAAGACATCAGGGCGGCGGCTCTAGAAAAAAATATAGATTAGTGGATTTTAAGAGAAGAAAAGACGGAGTACCTGCAAAGGTCCTGACAATCGAATATGATCCTAACAGAACAGCAAACATTGCATTGATCTGCTATGCTGACGGTGAGAAATCCTATATCCTTGCTCCTAACGGATTACAGGTTGGAACCACACTGATGAATGGTGAGACAGCAGAGATCAAAGTAGGAAACTGCTTACCACTTCAGAATATTCCTGTTGGTACACAGATTCACAACATTGAATTATATCCCGGTAAAGGCGGCCAGTTAGTTCGTTCAGCAGGTAACTCTGCACAGTTAATGGCGAAAGAAGGCAAATATGCAACACTTCGTCTTCCCTCCGGTGAAATGAGATTAGTTCCTATCATCTGCCGTGCAACCATCGGACAGGTAGGTAACATTGATCATGAGTTAATTAACATCGGTAAAGCGGGACGTAAACGTCATATGGGTATCAGACCTACAGTCCGCGGTTCCGTAATGAATCCTAACGACCATCCTCACGGTGGTGGTGAAGGTAGAACTGGTATTGGTCGTCCGGGTCCTGTTACGCCTTGGGGTAAACCTGCTCTTGGCTTAAAGACCAGAAAGAACAATAAACAGT